A genomic segment from Triticum dicoccoides isolate Atlit2015 ecotype Zavitan chromosome 1A, WEW_v2.0, whole genome shotgun sequence encodes:
- the LOC119277665 gene encoding uncharacterized protein LOC119277665 isoform X1: MAGGEQLLVQESAVPVISSGADTSTPTVRLAHFLHPRAGAGQRPPLPPPPRNAGPILTDGLQVEFKGWAEAPNLWTRWVAKLRPRCEPLWRKIGIQDAILATTCRVRRDERAMLQLAAIWSAETNTFVFPWGEATVTLEDVAVLGGLPLLGRPVRAPPKGALREDVEALEAVRRALYRSDSQRPDHSAWAMPFLEPPAGEGPAAGDGGATGLLEHGAFLAMWLSLFVLPAPPFDVVRAEVLPVAARLARGGCVALGPAALASIYSDLSALNRYINSGKRYQPFVGWAPLHILQLWVLARFPELRPEMATTLDPVARHQPWAARWHQVHKVTDPINLHRVLMLPMEFEWRPYGSFSFAPSPKKSCSWVHGRDMARSLQLLSFAQCLRACELVGMRCIEQYNPHRVARQLGFDQDVPGSVARVNSDWKIAWGTYFMEPSNFAFIVPQYTLAVTFEYTRWWRPYASGCDTAIDNNVNSKEFPVLVGPRDKNMEVLHDDNSGKKQHVLPGMSRPDTFEVFFSRLNTVEVPQTDIPPVEKLNGLDTIQGTLEHLAEVAESAQIADDSTLRCVRKGTQTKNVKQASPDVFAKQNSSSEHGEVAPRHLVKRAVSTTNRKAIGATVGHVQPSLEDIVVMLDEEFDESVGKEHEVGATVGHVQPSLEDIVLISDEEFDESVGKEREVGAMPREGNEKANEDASASNQQSDTLMEDCLVVNRKGSGNNKTYSSNPVDANPELVKRVSTKTLYYLRPIGPVKDAQERDATGTNADQGAYLPRREVGTREMIEEASAAREAEMVVLQKVIDSLKEEIAAAQALGALRDGSPSKT, from the exons atggccggcggcgagcagCTCCTTGTCCAAGAGTCCGCTGTCCCAGTCATCTCCAGCGGCGCCGATACGTCAACCCCCACCGTTCGACTGGCCCACTTCCTCCACCCCCGCGCGGGCGCCGGCCAGCGCCCCCCTCTACCCCCTCCGCCCCGCAACGCTGGCCCTATTCTCACCGACGGGCTCCAGGTCGAGTTCAAGGGCTGGGCGGAAGCTCCAAATCTGTGGACGCGGTGGGTGGCCAAGCTCCGCCCGCGGTGCGAGCCCCTGTGGCGGAAGATTGGGATCCAGGACGCCATCCTCGCGACCACCTGTCGGGTGCGGCGCGACGAGCGCGCGATGCTCCAGCTCGCCGCCATCTGGTCCGCCGAGACCAACACGTTCGTGTTCCCCTGGGGCGAGGCGACGGTGACGCTGGAGGACGTGGCCGTGCTCGGGGGGCTGCCCTTGCTCGGCAGGCCCGTGCGCGCGCCGCCGAAGGGCGCGCTCCGGGAGGACGTGGAGGCGCTCGAGGCCGTTCGCCGCGCGCTCTACCGGAGCGACAGCCAGAGACCGGACCACTCCGCGTGGGCGATGCCGTTCCTCGAGCCCCCGGCGGGAGAGGGGCCCGCCGCGGGCGACGGCGGCGCCACCGGGTTACTGGAGCACGGCGCGTTCCTGGCCATGTGGCTGTCGCTCTTCGTGCTGCCGGCGCCGCCGTTCGACGTGGTCCGGGCGGAGGTGCTCCCCGTGGCCGCCCGGCTGGCGCGCGGCGGGTGCGTGGCGCTCGGACCCGCCGCTCTCGCCAGCATCTACAGCGACCTCTCGGCGCTGAACCGCTACATCAATTCGGGCAAGAGATACCAGCCGTTCGTGGGGTGGGCGCCGCTGCACATCCTGCAGCTCTGGGTCTTGGCCAGGTTCCCGGAGCTTCGCCCTGAAATGGCGACCACTCTCGACCCCGTCGCTCGTCACCAGCCTTGGGCCGCCCGGTGGCATCAAGTCCACAAGGTAACTGACCCCATAAATCTCCACAGAGTGCTCATGTTGCCAATGGAGTTTGAGTGGAGGCCCTATGGAAGCTTCAGCTTTGCTCCGTCTCCCAAGAAGAGCTGCTCTTGGGTTCATGGCCGGGACATGGCAAGAAGCCTACAACTGCTATCGTTTGCGCAGTGTCTGCGTGCTTGCGAGCTTGTAGGCATGCGCTGCATTGAGCAGTACAATCCTCATCGTGTTGCAAGGCAGCTTGGCTTCGATCAGGACGTGCCTGGATCTGTTGCCCGTGTTAACTCGGACTGGAAGATTGCTTGGGGAACATACTTCATGGAGCCTAGCAATTTCGCCTTCATCGTTCCACAGTATACTCTGGCTGTGACGTTTGAGTACACACGATGGTGGAGGCCATACGCTTCTGGGTGTGATACTGCCATTGATAACAATGTAAATTCGAAGGAATTCCCTGTTTTGGTTGGCCCAAGGGACAAAAACATGGAGGTGCTTCATGATGATAATTCGGGCAAGAAGCAGCATGTGCTCCCAGGGATGTCTCGGCCAGATACTTTCGAGGTATTTTTTTCGAGATTAAATACTGTCGAGGTTCCACAGACTGATATTCCTCCTGTTGAAAAACTTAATGGCCTGGACACCATTCAGGGTACCCTGGAACATCTTGCGGAAGTTGCCGAGTCAGCACAAATTGCGGATGATTCGACCCTGAGATGTGTAAGAAAGGGCACACAAACTAAAAATGTGAAACAAGCTTCACCTGATGTCTTCGCTAAACAGAATAGCAGCTCAGAACATGGTGAAGTAGCTCCCCGTCACCTTGTCAAGCGAGCAGTAAGCACAACCAACAGAAAAGCTATTGGGGCAACTGTGGGTCATGTGCAGCCAAGTCTTGAAGACATCGTGGTGATGCTTGATGAAGAGTTTGACGAATCAGTGGGCAAGGAACATGAGGTGGGTGCAACTGTAGGTCATGTGCAGCCAAGTCTTGAAGACATCGTTTTGATCAGTGATGAAGAGTTTGACGAATCAGTGGGCAAGGAACGTGAGGTGGGTGCAATGCCGAGGGAAGGTAATGAAAAAGCTAATGAAGATGCATCAGCATCAAACCAACAATCAGATACCCTTATGGAAGATTGCTTAGTGGTCAACAGGAAGGGCTCAG GAAACAATAAGACGTATTCTAGCAATCCAGTGGATGCAAATCCTGAATTGGTCAAGAGGGTTTCAACTAAAACACTTTACTACCTTAGACCAATTGGGCCGGTGAAAGATGCTCAGGAAAGAGATGCAACTGGAACGAATGCGGATCAAGGAGCTTACCTACCAAGGCGTGAAGTTGGGACGAGGGAAATGATTGAGGAGGCTTCTGCTGCTCGAGAAGCTGAAATGGTTGTGTTGCAAAAAGTAATTGATTCTCTGAAGGAAGAGATTGCAGCAGCGCAGGCCCTTGGGGCCTTGAGGGATGGAAGCCCCTCAAAAACCTGA
- the LOC119277665 gene encoding uncharacterized protein LOC119277665 isoform X2: MAGGEQLLVQESAVPVISSGADTSTPTVRLAHFLHPRAGAGQRPPLPPPPRNAGPILTDGLQVEFKGWAEAPNLWTRWVAKLRPRCEPLWRKIGIQDAILATTCRVRRDERAMLQLAAIWSAETNTFVFPWGEATVTLEDVAVLGGLPLLGRPVRAPPKGALREDVEALEAVRRALYRSDSQRPDHSAWAMPFLEPPAGEGPAAGDGGATGLLEHGAFLAMWLSLFVLPAPPFDVVRAEVLPVAARLARGGCVALGPAALASIYSDLSALNRYINSGKRYQPFVGWAPLHILQLWVLARFPELRPEMATTLDPVARHQPWAARWHQVHKVTDPINLHRVLMLPMEFEWRPYGSFSFAPSPKKSCSWVHGRDMARSLQLLSFAQCLRACELVGMRCIEQYNPHRVARQLGFDQDVPGSVARVNSDWKIAWGTYFMEPSNFAFIVPQYTLAVTFEYTRWWRPYASGCDTAIDNNVNSKEFPVLVGPRDKNMEVLHDDNSGKKQHVLPGMSRPDTFEGTLEHLAEVAESAQIADDSTLRCVRKGTQTKNVKQASPDVFAKQNSSSEHGEVAPRHLVKRAVSTTNRKAIGATVGHVQPSLEDIVVMLDEEFDESVGKEHEVGATVGHVQPSLEDIVLISDEEFDESVGKEREVGAMPREGNEKANEDASASNQQSDTLMEDCLVVNRKGSGNNKTYSSNPVDANPELVKRVSTKTLYYLRPIGPVKDAQERDATGTNADQGAYLPRREVGTREMIEEASAAREAEMVVLQKVIDSLKEEIAAAQALGALRDGSPSKT, from the exons atggccggcggcgagcagCTCCTTGTCCAAGAGTCCGCTGTCCCAGTCATCTCCAGCGGCGCCGATACGTCAACCCCCACCGTTCGACTGGCCCACTTCCTCCACCCCCGCGCGGGCGCCGGCCAGCGCCCCCCTCTACCCCCTCCGCCCCGCAACGCTGGCCCTATTCTCACCGACGGGCTCCAGGTCGAGTTCAAGGGCTGGGCGGAAGCTCCAAATCTGTGGACGCGGTGGGTGGCCAAGCTCCGCCCGCGGTGCGAGCCCCTGTGGCGGAAGATTGGGATCCAGGACGCCATCCTCGCGACCACCTGTCGGGTGCGGCGCGACGAGCGCGCGATGCTCCAGCTCGCCGCCATCTGGTCCGCCGAGACCAACACGTTCGTGTTCCCCTGGGGCGAGGCGACGGTGACGCTGGAGGACGTGGCCGTGCTCGGGGGGCTGCCCTTGCTCGGCAGGCCCGTGCGCGCGCCGCCGAAGGGCGCGCTCCGGGAGGACGTGGAGGCGCTCGAGGCCGTTCGCCGCGCGCTCTACCGGAGCGACAGCCAGAGACCGGACCACTCCGCGTGGGCGATGCCGTTCCTCGAGCCCCCGGCGGGAGAGGGGCCCGCCGCGGGCGACGGCGGCGCCACCGGGTTACTGGAGCACGGCGCGTTCCTGGCCATGTGGCTGTCGCTCTTCGTGCTGCCGGCGCCGCCGTTCGACGTGGTCCGGGCGGAGGTGCTCCCCGTGGCCGCCCGGCTGGCGCGCGGCGGGTGCGTGGCGCTCGGACCCGCCGCTCTCGCCAGCATCTACAGCGACCTCTCGGCGCTGAACCGCTACATCAATTCGGGCAAGAGATACCAGCCGTTCGTGGGGTGGGCGCCGCTGCACATCCTGCAGCTCTGGGTCTTGGCCAGGTTCCCGGAGCTTCGCCCTGAAATGGCGACCACTCTCGACCCCGTCGCTCGTCACCAGCCTTGGGCCGCCCGGTGGCATCAAGTCCACAAGGTAACTGACCCCATAAATCTCCACAGAGTGCTCATGTTGCCAATGGAGTTTGAGTGGAGGCCCTATGGAAGCTTCAGCTTTGCTCCGTCTCCCAAGAAGAGCTGCTCTTGGGTTCATGGCCGGGACATGGCAAGAAGCCTACAACTGCTATCGTTTGCGCAGTGTCTGCGTGCTTGCGAGCTTGTAGGCATGCGCTGCATTGAGCAGTACAATCCTCATCGTGTTGCAAGGCAGCTTGGCTTCGATCAGGACGTGCCTGGATCTGTTGCCCGTGTTAACTCGGACTGGAAGATTGCTTGGGGAACATACTTCATGGAGCCTAGCAATTTCGCCTTCATCGTTCCACAGTATACTCTGGCTGTGACGTTTGAGTACACACGATGGTGGAGGCCATACGCTTCTGGGTGTGATACTGCCATTGATAACAATGTAAATTCGAAGGAATTCCCTGTTTTGGTTGGCCCAAGGGACAAAAACATGGAGGTGCTTCATGATGATAATTCGGGCAAGAAGCAGCATGTGCTCCCAGGGATGTCTCGGCCAGATACTTTCGAG GGTACCCTGGAACATCTTGCGGAAGTTGCCGAGTCAGCACAAATTGCGGATGATTCGACCCTGAGATGTGTAAGAAAGGGCACACAAACTAAAAATGTGAAACAAGCTTCACCTGATGTCTTCGCTAAACAGAATAGCAGCTCAGAACATGGTGAAGTAGCTCCCCGTCACCTTGTCAAGCGAGCAGTAAGCACAACCAACAGAAAAGCTATTGGGGCAACTGTGGGTCATGTGCAGCCAAGTCTTGAAGACATCGTGGTGATGCTTGATGAAGAGTTTGACGAATCAGTGGGCAAGGAACATGAGGTGGGTGCAACTGTAGGTCATGTGCAGCCAAGTCTTGAAGACATCGTTTTGATCAGTGATGAAGAGTTTGACGAATCAGTGGGCAAGGAACGTGAGGTGGGTGCAATGCCGAGGGAAGGTAATGAAAAAGCTAATGAAGATGCATCAGCATCAAACCAACAATCAGATACCCTTATGGAAGATTGCTTAGTGGTCAACAGGAAGGGCTCAG GAAACAATAAGACGTATTCTAGCAATCCAGTGGATGCAAATCCTGAATTGGTCAAGAGGGTTTCAACTAAAACACTTTACTACCTTAGACCAATTGGGCCGGTGAAAGATGCTCAGGAAAGAGATGCAACTGGAACGAATGCGGATCAAGGAGCTTACCTACCAAGGCGTGAAGTTGGGACGAGGGAAATGATTGAGGAGGCTTCTGCTGCTCGAGAAGCTGAAATGGTTGTGTTGCAAAAAGTAATTGATTCTCTGAAGGAAGAGATTGCAGCAGCGCAGGCCCTTGGGGCCTTGAGGGATGGAAGCCCCTCAAAAACCTGA
- the LOC119277694 gene encoding uncharacterized protein LOC119277694, protein MREGRANGGADGERGGADAAAALRRQRPARPHPPSSGSAAPSSSGGGEGGKKQGTRKSKRREQVVRAIRDRLPPPPACWGNVSVVRERRGRRERPGADAVRGEEEGRSGAGTAALPAWCCLCPEGDCSLEPNPSANGKEDPGLCALIERNDFYSDDCNPHAAAAAEDDDDDGAASPAADFD, encoded by the coding sequence ATGCGGGAGGGGAGAGCCAATGGCGGGGCCGACGGAGAGAGAGGCGGCGCTGACGCCGCCGCCGCGCTTCGGCGGCAGAGGCCGGCCCGGCCCCACCCGCCCTCGTCCGGCTCGGCCGCGCCGTCTTCGTCGGGTGGAGGAGAGGGAGGCAAGAAGCAGGGGACGCGCAAGAGCAAGCGGCGGGAGCAGGTCGTGAGGGCGATCCGGGACCGGCTGCCTCCCCCGCCCGCCTGCTGGGGCAACGTCTCGGTGGTCCGGGAGAGGAGGGGCCGGAGGGAGAGGCCTGGCGCCGACGCCGTCCGCGGCGAGGAGGAGGGGCGCTCCGGCGCGGGAACCGCCGCGCTGCCGGCGTGGTGCTGCCTCTGCCCCGAAGGGGACTGCTCGCTGGAGCCCAACCCGAGCGCCAACGGCAAGGAGGACCCCGGCCTCTGCGCCCTCATCGAGCGCAACGACTTCTACTCCGACGACTGCAacccgcacgccgccgccgccgccgaagacgacgacgacgacggcgcggCGAGCCCCGCCGCTGATTTTGATTAG